The genomic interval CGGTGCTGTACGACCGCTACGTCGAATACCTCGGCCAGGGGATGAACCCCTACCGCTGGTACGAGTACGCCGTCAGCGCGTCCATCATGATCGTCCTCATCGCGATGCTCGCGGGCGTGTGGGAACTCGGCTCGCTCACGGCGCTGTTCGGGCTCGTCGCCGTGATGAACCTCTGTGGATTGGTCATGGAGCGGCACAACCGCCTCACCGAGGAGACCGACTGGAGCTCCTTCGTCGTCGGCTGCATCGCCGGTATCGTCCCGTGGATCGTCATCGCGATTACGGTGTTCCGCACGTTCGACGCCGGCGGGAACCCCCCGGACTTCGTGCTCGTCATCTACGCCTCGCTGTTCGTCCTGTTCAATCTGTTCGCCCTGAACATGTGGTTGCAGTACCGCGGCGTCTGGAAGTGGGAGGACTACCTCTACGGCGAGCGCACGTACATCGTGTTGAGCCTCGTCGCGAAGTCGCTGCTCGCGTGGCAGGTGTACTTCGGGGCGCTGAACTCGCCCGTCTGAATCCCGCTCCCCATCGCGGCCGGGGCCGGTCTCAGCACGGACACGCGCGAGGCGCCCCGCCCGTCAATCCAGGTCGTCGAGAATGCCGGCGGCGGTGGCGACGCGCTCGCCGTCGAACGTCCACAGGCCGTCCCACTCGTTGTCCGCGCGTTCGAGCGAGACGAGCGCCGACGTCTCGTCCGCGCTCCCGGACCGGTACACGACGAACCAGGTCCGCCGGTACGGAGGGGTCGTGCCCGCGTGGACGTGGAGTCCGTCCGGCGGGTCGGAGTGGTCCGGAACGCCGTAGATATGCGTCTCGACGCCGCTTTCGCCGAGGCGCGAATACACCCGTCGCGTTCCGTGTTCGTCGTCGAGCCGCGAGAGCCGCTGGAACGACGCGTGGAGCGTCCCGTCGTCCGCCGCGAGCGCCTGCCGCTCGATGAACCGCGACAGCACGACGAGCAGGAGCTTCTCCTTGTTCGAGGCGGGGTAGCCGCGCAGCCGGAACCTCGTCTCCGAGAGGGCACGCAACACGGCCGGCGCCTCGTACTCGTCGAGGCCCATCACGCCCGTCCGGTAGTTGTCGCTGTTGACGAGGAGGTAGCCGTTCACCAGCGAATCGAGCGGCGAGGTGGCGACGACCTCGTTCCCGTCGAGCAGGAGCACGCTCGCGTCGAGGCCGGGCGTCGCGACGTCGGTCGTCACGCTGACGGACTGCGCCTCGAAGGCGGTTTCGAGCAGTCGCGACAGCGGCGTCGAGCCGTCGGCATCGACGACGACGAGCGAGCGGTCCGTCGCCGGCACGTCGAGAAACGACTCGATTCGGTCGAGAACGGTCGCCATTCTATTCGGTCCCGTCTCCGCGGGTCGCGGTCAAGAACGTCCGGTCGCAGTCGGCGCGTGAGTCGAGGCGAACACCTTTCACGGCCCTGCCTCAGAAGTCCCGTATCAGTGCGTCCCGTTCCTCGTCGGAGAGCGCCGTGAGCTGCTCGTCGGCCTCCCGCCGCAGGCGATCGCGCGTTTCGAGCAGGTCCTGGAACTCCGCGTTCGTCTCCAACGCCGTCTCGCTGTGGTTCGCACGGAGCACCTCGATCTTCCGGAGCGTCGAGAACAGCTCGCCGACGTGTCGGTCGTACGCCCGCCGCCGCAGGACACTCTCGACCGTGGCCGTGAGTTCGTCGCCCGTGACCGGCTTCTCGAGGTAGTCGTCGAACGGCATGTCCGCGATGTCCGTCTCGGGCGTCACGCCCGTCACCATCACGACGGGCATCTCGTAGCCGCGGTCGCGTATCGTTTCGAGCACCTCGTGGCCGCTCAGCTCGGGCATGCGACGGTCGAGCAGGACGACGTCCACCCCGTCGAGTCGGTCGAGCGCCTCGGCGCCGGAGCCGGCGGTCCGAACCGTGTAGTCGTCGAGCCAGAGGGCGAACGCCTCCGTCACGTTCGGCTCGTCGTCGACGGCGAGGACGACCGCCGCCTCGTCGTCGGTCGGCTCCGCCGCCATGGGCTCCGACATCACCGACCCCTCCGGTTCCGTGAACGCGCCGCGGGGCTCGCGTCCGCACGCCCCTCGGTGCCGTGTACCGCTGCGTGGCGAGAACGCCGCACGCCGTCCGTCCCGTCACCGCCGGCCGGTGACACTGTCACGGTCGCTCCCCACTGTCGGTGTCCGATACCGTGTCGCGCCGCCCAGATACGTCGCTGCGGTTCCCCATTCGTCTCCTCGGTAGTCACACGATTATCGGATATATAGCTGCTTGGAAAATGTCGAATAGCGAATAGTATCCGGCGGGGCCGATGGGGAGGCGCGTTCGATGTGGCGGCCGCCGCGAGGCGTCGGTACACGGTCGAAAAGGTGGATACAGTCGGATTCCGGGCGCTCAGTCGGACTCGGCGAACGGCGTGTCGTTGTGCCGCGCCTGTTCGCCCTCGAAGACGACGTCGAAGCCGAACGAGTCGGACTGGATGCTGTTGTCCGTGTCGAGCGGTACGGACCACTCGAAGCCGAGGTAGTAGTCCGAACACGCCTCGAAGCGGGCCGGGTCGGCGTCGATCATCGGCGCGGCGTCGAGGACGACCCCCTCCTCCGTCGCCGCGACGAAGTCCGCGAGCGTCCCCTCGAACAGGAGCACGTCGCCGCAGATGTACAGCGCGATGCGCTGGAACACGCCGACGACGTTGCCCTGCACGCTGCCGAACGTCAGCTGGCTGTTCGTGTCCGGATCCGCGGACGCCATCGTGCGCATCAGGTCGCGGGCCTCCAGGATGTCACCGAGGTTGTTCGGGCTCGACGGCGCGAGGTCGTACTGGACCGTGTAGACGGTCGTCCCTTCACCCTTCGCCTCGCCCGCCTCCAGGCCGGCGGCGAGCACCGCGTCGTTGGTGTCGCTCCGGCTCTCGCGGCTCGCGAGCCCGTCGCCCAACAGGACGATGTTCGCGGCCGCGCCCGACTGGCCGTTCGTGGCGAGTTCGTCGCGCGCTTCCGCGATGCCGTCCTGCATGTTCGTCCCCTGGTCTCTGGGCCCCGGGCGCTCGGGGCCGATCTCGATGGCCTCGATGGCCGCGACGATGGTCGCGGGAGCGGTCCCCAGCGGCGAGACGACCTCGCCGTCGTTCCCGAAGGTGACGAAGCCGATGTTCGTGTCCGGGCACTCGGCCAGCGACTCCACGAGCGCGATCGCGCCGGCCTTCGCGGCCTCGAGCTTGCCCGGCTCGTAGTTGGTCTGGCCGGTCGCGCCCCGGATCGAGGCGTCGGCCTCGACCATCGAGCCCGAGCGGTCGAGCACGACCATCACGTCGCGCGGCTCGCCGTCGTTCGGCTCGTAAATGTTGTCGCCGTCGTCGTACCAGACGCGGACGTCGGTCGCGTCGGCGAGCTCGCCGAGGCCGTCCGTGTCCTCGCCCTCGTCGCCGACCTCGGGCTCCGTCTGGCCGTTCTCGGCCGACGTGACGTTCTCGGTCAGCAGCCGGAGGTAGCCGGGGTTGTCGAACAGGTGGAGCGAGAAGGTGACCTCCCCCCAGTCGCCGGGCTTGACGTCGTCGAGCTGGATGAGCCCGCCGTCGAGGTCCGCCGGAACGTCCGCGAAGTAGGCCGCCTTGTACGCGTTCGTCGCCTGGCGCAGCCCCGCGCTCGTGCCGAGATTGACGCCGGGGTTCTCGGCGGCGTAATCGAGTAGGAAGACGCCGAAGTCGGGGACGTAGTCCTGGATACCGTCGGGCTGGTTCGGGTTCGTCCCGGCGAGGACGGGCTCGTCCGCGTCGAAGACGATGCGGTCGATCTGCTCGCCGCGGCTGAACGGCACCGGCTCGTACTCGTAGGTCAGCGCGTCCGGGTACGCGTTGACGTACTCCAGCCCGTTCGGGCCGTAGTAGGTCTGCTGCCAGTCGACCTTCAGGTCGAAGCTGCCCGCGACCAGCGTGTTGTTCGTGAACTCCTCCTCGTCGGAGAAGAGCGCGCTCGTTCCGAGACCGGCACCCGCGGACGCGAGGCCGACGGCCCCGAGGCCGGCGAGCACCTTGCGCCGCGAGAGGTTGTACAGGTGTGCGTTGTCTTGCTGCATGGTTCTCCCCCGTCCGCGACCGTCCTCACCGCCGCATCGAGCCGGTCGTTTCGGGATGGTTTCCCCACAGGCTATGGGGGCTTACCCATGCAGTCGTTCAGCCCATCCGACAGTCGCTCGCGAACGCTAAACGGGCCGTTCTCCGGATTCGGGCCCGTTGCCCCTGGAATACACGCTCGGCCTACTGTGTGTCGTGTGTCCCGTAATGCTGGCCTACCGTCACGAGGTGTCGCGCTTTGGGTTTGTGCAGCGGTTCGTGGGTCGTCGCTGAAGAGTGTGTTCGAGGCTCTTCCCAGGCGTGGTCCTGCTTGCAGGAAGCTCACAGACCCCACAGACGTGGCCACAGCCGGCGACTGCGCCTCGGGGTCCCCCGAGCATGGGACAGACGACTCGGCTACAGACCAGCGTGTGGCGACGCAGCGAGGGAGGGATATCGCGACCGTATCGGCGGAGGGACTCGGTGTCGGGGACCGACGGTGACTGCTCAGCCGTCGACAGGGCTCTGTTCGATGTCCTGCAGTACGCGCTCGAAGGTGGCCGCACCCATCCCGTCGACCGCGGTGTCGGCCTGTTCGGACAGCGTTTCGAACCGCTCGACGAGGTCGGCGTACTCGCTGCTCTCCTCGCGTTGTGCCGGGGTGAGTTCGGCCTCGAGCGCCGCTCGTTTCTGCCCGAGCGCGAACAGCTCCTGTGTGATGCTATCGTGTTGTGCGACCTCGCCCAGCCGGTCGACCACCTCGGTCAGGTCCGCGGGCGTGACCGGCTTCGTGAGATACGCGTCGAACGGCATGTCGACGATGTCTTCGTCGGGGTCAACGGCGGTCACCATCGCCACTTTACACTCGACGCCCCGCTCGCGGATGACTTCGAGCACTTTGTCCCCATGCATCCGCGGCATCATCCGGTCGAGCAGGACGATGTCGACATCGTCGTCGAGCTGGTCAAGCGCCGCCTCGCCCCCCGTGGCCGTTCGGGTGTCGTAGCTGTCGTCAATGGCGAGCCGATAGCTCTCCAAAGCCTGTTGGTTGTCATCGACGAGCAGGACCGTCTGCCGGTGCTCAGTGTTCATAGTATGTCCCACCCTGATTCATTTTACCTTGTCCATCAGAAGTGAAAAGCGGTGGGCTTGCATACCAGCAATACTGTTTTTGCACTGACTACTTCACCGTCTCTGTGCTGATAGAGTCGTCTCGCATCGGCCAATCCGGCCCCTTCGGCGAGCCATATGAGGTGTGGCGGTGCCCGTTGGTGCCGCGCTCGACGGGTATAGCGTCACAGTGGTAGTCGCTGCCAGGAGTTATATTTGACCACACATATACACTCGTAGTTCCGCTGGAACGCGTGCTAGATTCACCCCATGACCGACTACGACGACCTCTTCGCGGAGACGGCGCCTGACGGCAGTGTCTTCGCCGAGAAACGAGCGCTAGACCCGTTACGGCCGCCTGAAACGATTCGAGGCCGCGACGAACACCAACACGCGATCGCCGAACTCCTCAATGGCGTGACGGAGGGGTATCTGCCCCCGACGGTCACGATCCACGGCCCGCCGGGGACCGGTAAGACGGTGACGACACGGCGGGTGTGTCAGGAGTTTGCGGCTCGCCACGACGATGTCGCGGTTGAGTACGTGAATCTCAAGGAGTGTCGGTCGCTGTTTAGTGCCGCCCGCGAGATTCATCTTGAACTGACGGGTGAAACCGTTGGAGCGTACGAGGGGCTGGATGGAGCGTTCGCTGGTATCTGGGCCGCGTTGGACGAGTATCCCGAGTGGACGGTGCTGCTCCTCGACGAGATCGACCACATCAAACAGGATGCGAACTACGATCCCTCGGAGTTCCTCTATCGGCTGTTACGCGGCGAAGGAAAGCTGAAACGCGATATCCAGCTGTCGGCGTGGCTCATCAGCAACGAGTTGCTGGAGGTGGATCTGCGCTTGGATAGTCGCGTCGAGAGTGCGATGAGCGACGAAGCGGTGTTCTTCGGACCGTATCAGCACAGCGACTTGGAGCGAGTCGTTGGCCCGCAGTTGGACGCAGCGTTCCGGGACGAGACACTGCCTGCTGCGGTGCGTGAGTACGGGATTTCCGAAGCTGCTCGGCGGTGGGGAGATGCCCGAAAGACGCTGCGCTTGTTCCGTCGTGCTGGCGAAGCAGCGACTGAGCGAGAACTGCCGGCGGTGACGCGTGAGTGTATCGACGCGAACCTTGAGGCGACCGACGCCGAGGATGTCAAGCAGAAACTGCTCAATCTACCGTTCAACCACTTCATGGTGATTGCTAGTACCACCCTGGGGAAAGACGAAGACACGGGGGAGATTTACCAACCCGTCACCACGAATCAGATTGCTATGCGAATGCAGAGTGATGATCTCCCGGAAGATGTCCACTTGTCGGACCGGGCGATTCGGGAGGTCATTCGTGACCTGCTGACGATGGGGCTGGTCGAAACATGGATTGAGTCACGCGGGCGTGACGGCCGTGTCAAGCAAATCGAAACAACATTTGATCCGCAATGGATACGGGACATCCTTGGTCGGTATCTCCAAAATACGCCGCACCTGGAACTTGAGACTCTTTTGAACGACAAATAAATGCAAGATGTGGAGGGGTAGCGCCTAACCGTTGATTGACAGAGGACTTCTCTTAGGGACTTCTAAGTTGGAGACGTTATGTGATGCCAGCAAGTTCCTCCTCAGTAGTGCGAATAGGGGTACTGTCTATATCCTCTGTCGATTTTGAAATCCGAGCGCTACAGGTGCAGTGCAACATGCATACTGAATATCTGATCTCAGTTGATAGTGCCGTTGTACTCTTCAGCTAGCTCATAGACCCCTCTCCCAATGTTGTCCACTATCCCGTGTTCTCTAAGCCGAGTTAGCCGATTCTGAATATACTGTCTCGAATAACCAAGTTCATCTGCCAAGTTAGCCGGTAGGTTCCGGCCCTCCCGTAGGGCCGCTATGATTTTCTTATCTGCGTCATTCAAATCGATATTCCCCATTGTCGTAGCGGTTCAACTGGAGCTATTTTACTGTTGGCTGAATCGTCGAGGATTTGTTTGCTATAGTAGCTTACTACCACAAACATTATCGTCGCTCAGGTGTATCTCAAAAACAGAAGCACGGGACAAGACTTGGACGGTGTTGGTACCACCGCCCGTGCCTCTGTAGGTGACAGAAGCAATGACAACTACGACTTCACAGCCTGAAAAGGCTACCGAGCGTACTGAGTGCGAAGACGACCGATGCGACGGTCCAACTGGTGAGACGCTGCCCTGTTTCGCGTGTTTTGATCCAGATTGGACATACGACCGGGGGACGACCAAATGACCGACGAACTGTTACGCGACCGTGAGCGGCCCGGAGACACTCAGAACCGGCCACCAGAAACTGTCCAAGCGTCACCGCAGCAACTCCTGCGAGGGGCGTCGGTCGGGATGTCCCTTGGGCGTGTCGTCTGTCTTGAGTGTGGGGAAAGCCTCGAAGAAGGTCGTGCTGTGATGATTTATGGGTACCGAACGGCTGAGAGCCAAACGTGGACGCTCCGGCGGTGCTACTGTACAGCGTGTGCGCCGACTGCGATCGGTGACTCAACGCTTGGTGTGGCGGAACTGTTGGTCCGCGCGTGGCTGGGAAGTCTGGCACTGCCGCGGACACGAACCCACGAGTTGTGCTTGACTGAGATTGAGGTCGTGGACTATCGGCAGCTCTCGGAGGGAAGTGATTCGTGACCGAGAAACAGGCGCTCAGTGAGCGCGTTACTGACTTGGAGGCGACCGTGGAGGGGCTTGAAGCGCGGCTTGAGGGGGCGACGAATCGCGATATCCCGCTGCTGAAGGGAACCGTTCGGGCCGTCGTTGGTGCCGATATCGATGCAATCGGCGAGTTGCCTGATGCCGGGCGTGCGTTTCATCGCGAGGTGGCAACGCTCGGCGAGCGCGTGGCCACGGTTGAAGAGCAGGTCGCGGCGTTCGGTGACGTTGATGCTGCGAAGACGACGAAAGCCCAGAAGCTTGCGGCGATTTGTGCCTTCGCACAGAACAAACAGCACAGTCAATCTACGACGGTGGCGGTGACGGCCGCCGATATTCGTGGCTGTGTCGGGGTATCTCGTCGATACGCCTACGAGTTGATTGATGATGCCGCGGCGGAGATTGATGGTGCTCGCGTTCGCGAGGCCACCAGTGGTCAATCCGGCGGTGCGCCGAAAAAGAAGGCACTGCTCGTCGATTGTGAGCAAGTACGCACTGGTGATGATGGTGTGAACCAGTTCACCACAGGTGGACGTGACGACGAGGGGGCTCAGACGGGGACGTCGATGTCGGAGGTAAGCTAATCTAATTCGGCGCGTTTCAATTCTGAACGGCGGCCGTGGATGCAATGGTTGGTTACTCGGTGGTGTGCTCGGAACGACGCTCAGCGACACTAGATATCGACCGTTCTAGAAGGCACACACTGTTTCGTGGCGTGATGAACTGGTTCACAACGGACTGTCGCTGCGGGTGCTGCCGACACTTCTAAATCGATACTACTGCCGCAGCTGCCGTCTCTGGACGAACCGAGTCCAAGCAATTATGTCTGCGTCAGTCAGTCTCCGCATATGCTCACGGACTGGATCGCTCCCGACGACTGGCAGACGGTTGTTGCGAACGTGCCGATTGTCTCCGTTGATTTACTTGTTCGATATGAGGATGGGCTTCTCTTCGGCAAACGGACGAACAAGCCCGCATAGGGGTATTGGTTCCCGCCTGGTGGTCGGGTCCGGAAGGGTGAGACGAGAGACGAGGCTGTCCACCGAGTCGCTTCTGAAGAACTTGGGCTAGAGGTGGACATCGTCGAATCGCTCGGCGCGTTCGAACACATCTACCAGACGGCAGATGTTCCTGATGCCGGCAGGAAGCACTACCTCGCAAACGGATATGTGGTTGACGTGACTGGCGGTGAACTCACGCTTGACGACCAACACGAATCGGTTCGACCATTCACCACGCCACCGGAGCCGCTACACACGAACGTACGGGCGTACTTAGAGGCAGCTGACAGCCTCTCACAGTGGCCGTAAGAAGGCCGAGCTATTCGTGTAGGTCGTCCCGGTTCGCTTCGTACCACTCGATTGTCTCCTTGAGCCCCTCACGGAACCGGGTGGAGGCCTCCCAATCAAACCGTGTTTTCGCCCGTGACGTGTCGAGTTTCCGGCGCGGTTGCCCGTCCGGCTTGGAGGTGTCCCACTCGATGTCGCCGCCGAAGTCGGTCATCTCGGCGATCATGTTGACGAGCCCGCGAATCGATATCTCCTCACCGCTGCCGAGGTTCACTGGATCAGACGAGTCATATCGCTCGGTTGCGTCGAGAATTCCGTCAGCTGCGTCTTCCACGTAGAGGAATTCACGGGTGGGTTCTCCGGTGCCCCACGCTGTGATGGTATCATCACCGCGCTCGCGTGCCTCAATGCACTTCCGGATGATTGCGGGAATGACGTGAGATGTTTCGAGGTCGAAGTCATCACGCGGTCCGTACAGGTTCACCGGAAGCAAATAGATACTGTTGAACCCCCACTGTTCTCGATAGGCCTTCGATTGGGTGAGCAGCGCTTTCTTCGCGATTCCGTACGGCGCGTTCGTCTCCTCTGGATACCCGTCGAACAGGTCTTCTTCGGAGAACGGGACCTCCGTGTGTTTCGGATACGCGCAGATCGTCCCGAGGATGCTGAACTTGTCGACGCCGTACTGCCGGGCCTGTTCAAGGAGCTCAACGCCCATGATAGCGTTATCATAAAAGTAGCGCCCGGGGTTGGCCGCGTTCGCGCCGATGCCGCCAACGGTTGCTGCGAGATGGATGACGGTATCAGCGCCGGAATCCTCGAACGCTCGTTGGATTTCATCGCGGTTACGGAGATCGTACTCGTCGCTCCGCGGCACGAAGATTTCGACCGCGTCGTTCCGATGTCGCAACTCCTCGACGAAATGGCTCCCGAGGAAGCCCGCGCCCCCGGTAACCATGACTGTCTTGTCTGTCCAATAATCGTATGTCATCGCCAATCAACGCGCCCGCCCCACTTTTCAGGATTGTTCGCGTACCATTCGATCGTCCGGCGTGCACCTTCGCGCCACTCGACCTCGGGTTCCCAACCGGTTTCTTCGTTAAGTTTCTCGTAGCCGACGAGCAACTCTTCGACGTCGCTGTCGCCGGGCCGGAAGCGATTCTCTCGCTGGACGATTTTAGGGTTATCCCAATGGCCTTCCTCGCTGCCGACCTCCAGCAGCAGGTTTGCCCACTCGCGCATGGAGATGTTCTCGCCGTATCCGTAAACGTACTCTTCGCCAGGCCGTCCTTCAACAGCAACGTGGAGGTGACCGCGAACTCCATCTTCGACGAAACACATGTCACGCTTCGGCGTGAGATTACCGAGTTCGACGATATCGCGCTCGAGTGCTTGGGTAATGATTGTTCCTGTGATGTAGCGGGGGTTCTGCCTTGGTCCGTAGTTGTTGAACATTCTGGTCGTGACGCCGGGGAGTCCGTAGGCGTCATGATAGTTCATTGTGAGGAAGTCCGCCGCAAGCTTTGAGGTGGCGTAGACTGAGGTCGGGTTGACTGGGGACCGTTCACTGAGGATGACGCGACCATCCTCTTCGTACTCATGCTTGTCCTCCATCTGTCGGTCGACGTTACCGTATTCCTCGGACGTTCCTGCAGTGTCGAACTTGTCGATATCGATATCAAGATCGACGATTGATTGGAGGAGGTTTAGCGTGCCAGTGACGTTCGTATCGATTGTCTCGTAGGGACGGTCCCAGGACTCCCCGACGTGGGCCTGGGCGGCGAGGTGGAATACGAGAGTGTCTGAGTACTCCCGCATCGCTTTTAGTGCCTCCGAGACGGAGTGTTTATCCCGGAGATCACCACGGTGAATGGTGAGGTCATCCTGCAGGTGGCGGATATTTCGGAGTTCGCCGCTGGAGGTGGCGCGGACGAACACATGGACGTTCGCGCCTGCATGGAGCAGCCTCTCGGTCAGATGCGAGCCGACGAAACCGTCTGCCCCAGTGACGAAGACCGGTCGGCCCTCGAGACGTGCCTGGATATTCATCTGGTATGTGGTGTTATCTGTCGTGTGTGACTTCAAACGATTGCTTTCGCCGTGTCCGAGTCTCAACCGTTCCAAATCAATGAGGATGGGAACTCAACAGTTGATTTCTTGTGTGGCGCTCAGCTCTTCACCTATGAGTATGGGCGCTGTGGACGGACCGGGCCCTGAGGCTGTCTAGCGGGCATCGTTGGCTTCGTCGCCGGGGTATCATATCGGAGGATATCAAGGAAAGAAATCGATATGGAGCGCCTAATCGCCGTCGAACTTTTCTTTCTATCGAATATTTGGACGTACTGTGTGCCTGTATGCTTGTAGTACACCTCGATCTGCTCGTCTTAGTAATAACATCTGATTCCGGACGTTCGACGGACACAAACTCAGACGCTAGGTTGCCCAACACCGGCCCTCTGTAGTGTCAGCCGACGGTGAAGCTGAGTGGGCGTAATCTCGAGGAACTATTGGCCGGATACAATAGACCGAACAAGCGAGTAAAACTCGATTCCGGACACCACAACGGAGAAGTCCAGAGTGACCGATCCCGTGGTGCGCCGAGATCACGGAACTCTGGACCGTGCGTGTGGATGACCTTGACTACTGTAGAACGCCGATACCGAACCGATCGTCGACTCGTTCTTTTGACGGGGACAGTGCGTATTCGGTGTTCGGCCAGAACGCGACGCTGGCAAACGACGATTCGACGTACGCTCTGAACACATTGTTGAAGCGACAATTGTCCGTAACGAGGAAGCCTCCCGGTTCCATGAACTCCGTCGCGGTTTCGAACTCGAACCGCATATGTTCGGCAGTATGCAAAGAGTCGTGGATGAATACGTCCGGCGTTTCTGTTTCTAAAACCGTTGGCAACAGTTCTTTCGCGTCTCCGAACTTTCGCGTCCAAGCGCCCTGGAGATACGGGGGGACAAGCCAACCAGCATCAACGTTCTCGATATCCGACGGAAGTCTCTCTTGATTGTTGATATCGATTGATATCAGCTCCCCGCAGCCGTTTTTACGCAGCGCAGCGAGGATATATGTCGCACTGAGCCCATCGTAAATGCCAGTTTCGACGACACACGTTGGCTCGGTGAGTCGGACCAGAACGTAGAGGAACTCACGCCAGTTGCTGTGCAAACCGTCAGGGCGTTCCCCTGTCCGCCTAAGCCCTGCGGTGAGCTCTTGCTCAACCCGGGTGTCTCCCCGTATCTCTTCCCATACTGCGACTGCCTCGTCTTGCGAACAGTCGACGACCTGTGGAACAATCGTAACAATATCTTCCCAGTAGACTGTATTCTCGAGCGTGTAGAAGTGGTTGGTATTTCCCCGAACGACCTCGACCAGTCGTTTCGGCCTTCGTGCTGCCTCTTGAACGAGTCCGATAGGCCCGTAACGGTCGTACAGATTTCGGAGATGAACAATCCGATTCATACTGGATACTACACTGATGGCACGACCTCGCACGAATAAATCCGTTTGCTTCTCCTGACTCCTATTAGGACGTTTTTATATCCCGGCCGAGTAAACGTTCAGCGTACCCGTTCTGGCTCAGTCGATGAACCTCTCACGAACTATCTCTGTTGACCTGGTATCGCGCTTAGGTCGGGCCGTAGTCGCACTATGTGCAATCTCTGTCTTTATTACCATCCTCGGCTCTGATATTTTTGGTCGATTTGTCTTGTTTGAGGCTGTAGTTACCATCCTCGGAATAGGTGTCGACATGGGGCTCGGCAGTGCCGCTCAAAAGCGTGTCGCGGATCATCGA from Halosegnis marinus carries:
- the heR gene encoding heliorhodopsin HeR, encoding MGQTTPADWNLRRFNAVMAVLHFVQGALMLYLSSSREWTITANRLGFDTEAQQLVPVMEPIGTIELAYLAVAFLFISALAHALIATVLYDRYVEYLGQGMNPYRWYEYAVSASIMIVLIAMLAGVWELGSLTALFGLVAVMNLCGLVMERHNRLTEETDWSSFVVGCIAGIVPWIVIAITVFRTFDAGGNPPDFVLVIYASLFVLFNLFALNMWLQYRGVWKWEDYLYGERTYIVLSLVAKSLLAWQVYFGALNSPV
- a CDS encoding DICT sensory domain-containing protein gives rise to the protein MATVLDRIESFLDVPATDRSLVVVDADGSTPLSRLLETAFEAQSVSVTTDVATPGLDASVLLLDGNEVVATSPLDSLVNGYLLVNSDNYRTGVMGLDEYEAPAVLRALSETRFRLRGYPASNKEKLLLVVLSRFIERQALAADDGTLHASFQRLSRLDDEHGTRRVYSRLGESGVETHIYGVPDHSDPPDGLHVHAGTTPPYRRTWFVVYRSGSADETSALVSLERADNEWDGLWTFDGERVATAAGILDDLD
- a CDS encoding response regulator transcription factor encodes the protein MSEPMAAEPTDDEAAVVLAVDDEPNVTEAFALWLDDYTVRTAGSGAEALDRLDGVDVVLLDRRMPELSGHEVLETIRDRGYEMPVVMVTGVTPETDIADMPFDDYLEKPVTGDELTATVESVLRRRAYDRHVGELFSTLRKIEVLRANHSETALETNAEFQDLLETRDRLRREADEQLTALSDEERDALIRDF
- a CDS encoding vWA domain-containing protein produces the protein MQQDNAHLYNLSRRKVLAGLGAVGLASAGAGLGTSALFSDEEEFTNNTLVAGSFDLKVDWQQTYYGPNGLEYVNAYPDALTYEYEPVPFSRGEQIDRIVFDADEPVLAGTNPNQPDGIQDYVPDFGVFLLDYAAENPGVNLGTSAGLRQATNAYKAAYFADVPADLDGGLIQLDDVKPGDWGEVTFSLHLFDNPGYLRLLTENVTSAENGQTEPEVGDEGEDTDGLGELADATDVRVWYDDGDNIYEPNDGEPRDVMVVLDRSGSMVEADASIRGATGQTNYEPGKLEAAKAGAIALVESLAECPDTNIGFVTFGNDGEVVSPLGTAPATIVAAIEAIEIGPERPGPRDQGTNMQDGIAEARDELATNGQSGAAANIVLLGDGLASRESRSDTNDAVLAAGLEAGEAKGEGTTVYTVQYDLAPSSPNNLGDILEARDLMRTMASADPDTNSQLTFGSVQGNVVGVFQRIALYICGDVLLFEGTLADFVAATEEGVVLDAAPMIDADPARFEACSDYYLGFEWSVPLDTDNSIQSDSFGFDVVFEGEQARHNDTPFAESD
- a CDS encoding response regulator, whose amino-acid sequence is MNTEHRQTVLLVDDNQQALESYRLAIDDSYDTRTATGGEAALDQLDDDVDIVLLDRMMPRMHGDKVLEVIRERGVECKVAMVTAVDPDEDIVDMPFDAYLTKPVTPADLTEVVDRLGEVAQHDSITQELFALGQKRAALEAELTPAQREESSEYADLVERFETLSEQADTAVDGMGAATFERVLQDIEQSPVDG
- a CDS encoding Cdc6/Cdc18 family protein, with product MTDYDDLFAETAPDGSVFAEKRALDPLRPPETIRGRDEHQHAIAELLNGVTEGYLPPTVTIHGPPGTGKTVTTRRVCQEFAARHDDVAVEYVNLKECRSLFSAAREIHLELTGETVGAYEGLDGAFAGIWAALDEYPEWTVLLLDEIDHIKQDANYDPSEFLYRLLRGEGKLKRDIQLSAWLISNELLEVDLRLDSRVESAMSDEAVFFGPYQHSDLERVVGPQLDAAFRDETLPAAVREYGISEAARRWGDARKTLRLFRRAGEAATERELPAVTRECIDANLEATDAEDVKQKLLNLPFNHFMVIASTTLGKDEDTGEIYQPVTTNQIAMRMQSDDLPEDVHLSDRAIREVIRDLLTMGLVETWIESRGRDGRVKQIETTFDPQWIRDILGRYLQNTPHLELETLLNDK
- a CDS encoding winged helix-turn-helix transcriptional regulator codes for the protein MGNIDLNDADKKIIAALREGRNLPANLADELGYSRQYIQNRLTRLREHGIVDNIGRGVYELAEEYNGTIN
- a CDS encoding GDP-L-fucose synthase family protein, whose translation is MTYDYWTDKTVMVTGGAGFLGSHFVEELRHRNDAVEIFVPRSDEYDLRNRDEIQRAFEDSGADTVIHLAATVGGIGANAANPGRYFYDNAIMGVELLEQARQYGVDKFSILGTICAYPKHTEVPFSEEDLFDGYPEETNAPYGIAKKALLTQSKAYREQWGFNSIYLLPVNLYGPRDDFDLETSHVIPAIIRKCIEARERGDDTITAWGTGEPTREFLYVEDAADGILDATERYDSSDPVNLGSGEEISIRGLVNMIAEMTDFGGDIEWDTSKPDGQPRRKLDTSRAKTRFDWEASTRFREGLKETIEWYEANRDDLHE
- a CDS encoding GDP-mannose 4,6-dehydratase: MNIQARLEGRPVFVTGADGFVGSHLTERLLHAGANVHVFVRATSSGELRNIRHLQDDLTIHRGDLRDKHSVSEALKAMREYSDTLVFHLAAQAHVGESWDRPYETIDTNVTGTLNLLQSIVDLDIDIDKFDTAGTSEEYGNVDRQMEDKHEYEEDGRVILSERSPVNPTSVYATSKLAADFLTMNYHDAYGLPGVTTRMFNNYGPRQNPRYITGTIITQALERDIVELGNLTPKRDMCFVEDGVRGHLHVAVEGRPGEEYVYGYGENISMREWANLLLEVGSEEGHWDNPKIVQRENRFRPGDSDVEELLVGYEKLNEETGWEPEVEWREGARRTIEWYANNPEKWGGRVDWR